A single window of Ictalurus furcatus strain D&B chromosome 3, Billie_1.0, whole genome shotgun sequence DNA harbors:
- the tnip2 gene encoding TNFAIP3-interacting protein 2 isoform X1 codes for MDDDVTKLRSYATLNTFYHETQQEIANLGTQILTRDGIIAELKARLVKYERTCVRVEGEEPCVVGPSKSLVETLCRENIKLNQKLKEAEVDSAQKLESCKREIQSLQQKLREKEQMLEWPEHEKEREIQHLRASLAARDREQATRDVLCNSLADEAEQLRGQLGATVRVCEELLGKLEKQKKLPAIAERNTQVNEVTQCSELARLNGIIDKLQDENQQLKNRVAYVENLNSKWQKYDLSREEYVRSLCQKLKESSGGTSAGTVTLYQQEINRLNGLLEEKMLECDRLSRERDDRVQRNNERIQMLEQQVLAYVEDFKSERADRERAQSKILDLQDEVGRLQLQIRAQNSREATPTRRILPSLKKVSRKQTETVEPLLRNSPPDSSARRPNAQLAASGASELQCPRCLTMYDEKHTDEYLNHWEECARL; via the exons ATGGACGACGACGTTACGAAATTGCGGAGTTACGCCACTTTGAACACTTTCTATCACGAAACTCAGCAGGAGATTGCCAATTTAGGCACACAGATATTAACCCGAGACGGAATTATAGCTGAATTAAAAGCCAGGTTGGTTAAATATGAGAGGACGTGTGTGAGAGTTGAGGGAGAAGAACCTTGTGTGGTTGGACCATCCAAGTCTCTAGTGGAGACCTTGTGTAGAGAGAACATCAAACTCAACCAGAAGCTTAAAGAGGCTGAAGTGGACTCAGCCCAGAAACTGGAATCCTGCAAAAGA GAGATCCAGAGCCTGCAGCAGAAGCTGAGGGAGAAGGAGCAGATGCTGGAGTGGCCCGAGCACGAGAAGGAGCGCGAGATCCAGCACCTGCGAGCCAGCCTGGCAGCACGTGACCGGGAGCAGGCCACCCGGGATGTCCTGTGCAACTCTTTGGCTGACGAGGCAGAGCAGCTCAGAGGGCAGCTGGGAGCCAcggtgcgagtgtgtgaggagCTACTGGGGAAGCTGGAGAAGCAGAAGAAACTGCCGGCCATTGCGGAGCGGAACACCCAGGTCAATGAG GTGACCCAGTGCTCCGAGTTGGCTCGACTGAACGGCATCATCGATAAGTTACAGGATGAGAACCAGCAGCTGAAAAACAGAGTGGCATAC GTGGAAAACCTGAACTCAAAGTGGCAGAAATATGACCTGAGCAGGGAGGAGTACGTCAGGAGCTTGTGTCAGAAGCTGAAGGAGTCCAGCGGTGGGACGTCGGCAGGAACCGTGACTCTGTACCAGCAGGAGATCAACCGTCTCAACGGACTCCTGGAGGAGAAGATGCTGGAGTGCGACAGGCTGAGCCGAGAGCGAGACGATCGCGTACAGAGAAACAACGAGCGCATACAGATGCTTGAACAGCAG GTCCTGGCTTACGTCGAAGACTTTAAGTCGGAGAGAGCGGACAGGGAACGGGCTCAGAGCAAAATCCTGGACCTGCAGGACGAAGTGGGGCGTCTGCAGCTGCAAATCCGAGCGCAG AATTCCAGAGAAGCCACTCCGACACGGCGGATCCTCCCCAGCTTAAAGAAAGTAAGCCGTAAGCAGACCGAAACGGTCGAGCCGCTATTGCGGAACAGCCCGCCGGACTCGAGCGCCCGGCGGCCGAACGCTCAGCTCGCAGCGTCTGGCGCATCCGAGCTGCAGTGCCCGCGATGCCTCACCATGTACGATGAAAAACACACGGACGAGTACCTGAACCACTGGGAGGAGTGCGCCCGACTCTGA
- the tnip2 gene encoding TNFAIP3-interacting protein 2 isoform X2 — protein sequence MDDDVTKLRSYATLNTFYHETQQEIANLGTQILTRDGIIAELKARLVKYERTCVRVEGEEPCVVGPSKSLVETLCRENIKLNQKLKEAEVDSAQKLESCKREIQSLQQKLREKEQMLEWPEHEKEREIQHLRASLAARDREQATRDVLCNSLADEAEQLRGQLGATVRVCEELLGKLEKQKKLPAIAERNTQVNEVTQCSELARLNGIIDKLQDENQQLKNRVAYVENLNSKWQKYDLSREEYVRSLCQKLKESSGGTSAGTVTLYQQEINRLNGLLEEKMLECDRLSRERDDRVQRNNERIQMLEQQVLAYVEDFKSERADRERAQSKILDLQDEVGRLQLQIRAQAKFQRSHSDTADPPQLKESKP from the exons ATGGACGACGACGTTACGAAATTGCGGAGTTACGCCACTTTGAACACTTTCTATCACGAAACTCAGCAGGAGATTGCCAATTTAGGCACACAGATATTAACCCGAGACGGAATTATAGCTGAATTAAAAGCCAGGTTGGTTAAATATGAGAGGACGTGTGTGAGAGTTGAGGGAGAAGAACCTTGTGTGGTTGGACCATCCAAGTCTCTAGTGGAGACCTTGTGTAGAGAGAACATCAAACTCAACCAGAAGCTTAAAGAGGCTGAAGTGGACTCAGCCCAGAAACTGGAATCCTGCAAAAGA GAGATCCAGAGCCTGCAGCAGAAGCTGAGGGAGAAGGAGCAGATGCTGGAGTGGCCCGAGCACGAGAAGGAGCGCGAGATCCAGCACCTGCGAGCCAGCCTGGCAGCACGTGACCGGGAGCAGGCCACCCGGGATGTCCTGTGCAACTCTTTGGCTGACGAGGCAGAGCAGCTCAGAGGGCAGCTGGGAGCCAcggtgcgagtgtgtgaggagCTACTGGGGAAGCTGGAGAAGCAGAAGAAACTGCCGGCCATTGCGGAGCGGAACACCCAGGTCAATGAG GTGACCCAGTGCTCCGAGTTGGCTCGACTGAACGGCATCATCGATAAGTTACAGGATGAGAACCAGCAGCTGAAAAACAGAGTGGCATAC GTGGAAAACCTGAACTCAAAGTGGCAGAAATATGACCTGAGCAGGGAGGAGTACGTCAGGAGCTTGTGTCAGAAGCTGAAGGAGTCCAGCGGTGGGACGTCGGCAGGAACCGTGACTCTGTACCAGCAGGAGATCAACCGTCTCAACGGACTCCTGGAGGAGAAGATGCTGGAGTGCGACAGGCTGAGCCGAGAGCGAGACGATCGCGTACAGAGAAACAACGAGCGCATACAGATGCTTGAACAGCAG GTCCTGGCTTACGTCGAAGACTTTAAGTCGGAGAGAGCGGACAGGGAACGGGCTCAGAGCAAAATCCTGGACCTGCAGGACGAAGTGGGGCGTCTGCAGCTGCAAATCCGAGCGCAGGCAA AATTCCAGAGAAGCCACTCCGACACGGCGGATCCTCCCCAGCTTAAAGAAAGTAAGCCGTAA
- the scpp1 gene encoding secretory calcium-binding phosphoprotein 1, with translation MKLAFVILCLLGAAGANPVSGCKMINNYPNTNQSGSEQNTTEKITTRITLTDSAHGYDGDRIELCKYSQSAFMFKVIPIFTDSQTSSMSASTEETIAIDQDSSQENTSEDTTSESMESNSSEKTLETSQSNSLEERFGNGEAGMTVDNSQGSTEIMRKNWIHVFSPQDISSEDNSTSASLALASSEISKSMESPEKNSKSISSSSESSESTEGQGNNSTSSESSKSSESSESSESSESSESTENPEKNSNSSSNESNESNESSESSESQEEKSSSSSESSESNENQQNASDSSSESKSVENRSTIDSDENSDLKSSNSSSSESHESTETTESTESKQSRSNECQPGADSQDCDSDSDEYILQNVGDDGANDPFDGFHVPDSTEREVTFKR, from the exons ATGAAGCTGGCTTTCGTGATTCTCTGCCTGCTCGGAGCTGCCGGTGCAAATCCAGTAAGTGGatgtaaaatgataaataattaccCTAATACAAACCAATCAGGATCAGAACAAAACACGACGGAAAAAATTACAACACGCATTACTCTTACAGATTCTGCACACGGATATGATGGAGACCGCATCGAACTCTGTAAGTATTCTCAATCAGCTTTCATGTTCAAAGTTATTCCTATTTTCACTGAC tcaCAGACCTCCTCGATGTCTGCATCTACTGAAGAAACCATTGCCATAGACCAAGAT AGCTCTCAGGAAAATACTTCAGAGGACACC ACCTCAGAATCCATGGAATCGAATTCATCTGAGAAG ACCTTGGAAACAAGCCAAAGCAACTCGCTGGAGGAACGG TTTGGCAATGGAGAGGCTGGAATGACCGTGGATAACAGCCAAGGAAGCACAGAGATCATGCGCAAG AACTGGATTCACGTCTTCAGCCCCCAGGACATCAGTTCTGAAGACAACAGCACTTCAGCCAGCTTAGCGTTAGCTAGCAGCGAGATCAGCAAATCTATGGAGAGCCCAGAGAAAAACTCCAAGAGCATCAGCAGCAGTAGTGAGAGCAGTGAGTCTACTGAGGGTCAAGGCAACAATTCAACAAGCAGCGAGAGCAGCAAAAGCAGCGAGAGCAGTGAGAGCAGCGAGAGCAGTGAGAGCAGCGAGTCCACTGAAAACCCGGAGAAGAActccaacagcagcagcaatgaGAGCAATGAGAGCAATGAGAGCAGCGAGAGCAGCGAGAGCCAAGAGGAAAAatccagcagcagcagtgagAGCAGTGAGTCGAATGAAAACCAGCAGAACGCTTCAGACAGCAGCAGTGAGAGCAAAAGCGTCGAGAACAGATCAACGATCGACAGCGATGAGAACAGCGACCTGAAAAGCAGCAACAGCTCCAGCAGCGAGAGTCACGAGTCCACTGAGACCACCGAGAGCACCGAAAGCAAACAGAGTCGCTCTAACGAGTGCCAGCCTGGAGCCGACAGCCAGGACTGCGACAGCGACAGCGACGAGTACATCCTCCAGAACGTCGGAGACGACGGCGCCAACGACCCATTTGACGGCTTCCACGTGCCTGACAGCACCGAGCGCGAGGTCACCTTTAAGAGATGA